A part of Acidobacteriota bacterium genomic DNA contains:
- the folB gene encoding dihydroneopterin aldolase, with product MKDLLRLCGLSFYGYHGVSTAEKETGRVFEVDCELEMDLAEAGHSDRLADTVDYGRVYGLIRDTVEGKAYSLMETLAGELAAKLLDSFPVYRVTLKVRKLHPPLAGQVRYIEVEVTRHQGDTAKLTGWDASEP from the coding sequence ATGAAGGATCTGCTGCGCCTGTGCGGGCTTTCCTTTTACGGCTATCACGGCGTCAGCACAGCCGAAAAGGAGACGGGACGCGTCTTCGAGGTCGACTGCGAGCTGGAAATGGACCTGGCCGAAGCCGGGCATTCCGACCGGCTGGCCGACACCGTCGATTACGGTCGCGTCTATGGCCTGATACGAGACACTGTGGAAGGAAAAGCATACTCCCTCATGGAGACATTGGCCGGAGAACTGGCGGCGAAGTTGCTTGACAGCTTCCCCGTATACCGAGTAACTTTGAAGGTCCGCAAGTTGCACCCGCCGCTTGCCGGACAGGTCAGGTACATTGAAGTGGAGGTTACGCGACACCAGGGAGATACGGCCAAGCTGACCGGGTGGGATGCCTCGGAGCCGTAA